Proteins encoded within one genomic window of Thermodesulfobacteriota bacterium:
- a CDS encoding LLM class F420-dependent oxidoreductase yields MKFGICLPIRLDADAGANVRIAKRAEELGFDSVWASDHVVIPEKRAGIFSDRFHDPFILLSSIAAETSRIIVGTSVVILPYRNPLVTAKMAATLDVLSRGRLVFGVGPGWMREEFEALGVPFESRGRMTDEYIAAIEELWQSERPEFHGEFVEFSGVGFYPKPVRASGPPIWIAGSSRRALGRAALLGDGWQPTAVSPGDVRAGMDEIFRIAADAGRGLDGFVFSLRNRLGFRDGAEAPGPGTARSMFTLSGTVSRIRDYVAEYMGDGVSHMLFDPDAGNLDEYHRIMETAAEEIIPDFRTG; encoded by the coding sequence TTGAAATTCGGTATCTGTCTTCCCATACGTCTCGACGCCGACGCCGGGGCAAACGTCCGCATCGCCAAAAGGGCCGAGGAGCTCGGGTTCGACTCGGTGTGGGCGAGCGACCACGTCGTCATACCCGAGAAGCGCGCCGGGATATTCAGCGACCGGTTCCACGATCCGTTCATTCTCCTCTCTTCCATCGCCGCCGAAACATCGCGGATTATAGTCGGCACGAGCGTCGTGATACTTCCCTACAGGAATCCTCTCGTGACGGCCAAGATGGCGGCGACGCTCGACGTCCTGTCCCGGGGGAGGCTCGTATTCGGGGTAGGGCCCGGATGGATGAGGGAGGAATTCGAAGCCCTCGGCGTGCCGTTCGAATCACGCGGCAGGATGACGGATGAGTATATAGCGGCCATAGAGGAGCTCTGGCAATCGGAGCGCCCCGAGTTCCACGGCGAGTTCGTGGAATTCTCCGGCGTCGGATTCTACCCCAAGCCGGTCCGGGCGTCCGGCCCTCCGATATGGATCGCCGGGTCGAGCCGGCGCGCGCTCGGGAGGGCGGCCCTTCTGGGCGACGGCTGGCAGCCGACGGCGGTGAGCCCCGGGGACGTGCGCGCGGGGATGGACGAGATATTTAGAATCGCGGCTGATGCGGGGCGCGGTCTCGACGGCTTCGTTTTCTCTTTAAGGAACAGGCTCGGGTTCAGGGACGGCGCGGAAGCTCCAGGGCCTGGAACGGCGCGCTCCATGTTTACGCTTTCAGGCACGGTTTCGCGCATCCGCGATTACGTCGCGGAATATATGGGGGACGGTGTTTCGCACATGTTATTCGATCCCGACGCGGGCAATCTAGACGAATACCACCGTATTATGGAAACAGCGGCGGAAGAGATAATCCCCGATTTCAGGACAGGCTGA
- a CDS encoding tetratricopeptide repeat protein, with product MTTPEEYVLEAVDHYYNGEFEQAIAVLGKAIELRPDFAEAWYNKGITYSVMERPDEELDAYEKALGINPEYAEAWNNKASALGKLGRLEESLAAAEKAVALKPDFAVAWCNKGAALSGLDRDLEAVAAYDRAIAIQGNYVEAWYNKAVSLHNLAKPNGALKAYNKTLELKPDYAEALYNRAGLYAGSGETAKAAEDLARAVELDPALMDKALSDPDLGPLVR from the coding sequence TTGACGACCCCGGAAGAATACGTACTCGAGGCCGTAGACCACTACTATAACGGCGAATTCGAGCAGGCGATCGCGGTCCTGGGAAAGGCCATCGAGCTCAGGCCGGATTTCGCCGAGGCGTGGTACAACAAGGGGATCACGTACTCCGTCATGGAACGGCCCGACGAAGAGCTGGACGCCTACGAAAAGGCGCTCGGGATAAACCCGGAATACGCAGAGGCGTGGAACAACAAGGCCTCCGCCCTCGGGAAGCTGGGCAGGCTCGAAGAATCGCTGGCGGCGGCCGAGAAGGCTGTCGCGCTCAAGCCCGATTTCGCCGTCGCGTGGTGCAATAAGGGCGCGGCGCTCAGCGGGCTCGACAGGGACCTCGAAGCGGTCGCCGCGTACGACAGGGCCATCGCGATCCAGGGAAATTACGTGGAGGCATGGTACAACAAGGCCGTCTCGCTACATAACCTCGCAAAACCGAACGGCGCGCTTAAGGCGTATAACAAAACGCTGGAGCTCAAGCCCGATTATGCCGAAGCCCTCTACAACAGGGCCGGACTATACGCCGGGTCGGGAGAAACCGCCAAAGCCGCCGAGGACCTCGCACGCGCCGTCGAGCTCGACCCCGCGCTCATGGACAAGGCCCTGTCGGACCCCGATCTCGGCCCGCTCGTCCGCTGA
- a CDS encoding DUF1460 domain-containing protein, with product MCSQIKDICLLTFLLALPFFHVSSAAGSEDEIIKLGKWTEPGLETLMTESASAGGIGERIGFISAEFLGTPYVADTLTGSVNTPEVFTIDLEGMDCFTYVDYVEALSLSDSFPDFEENLRKIRYKDGVVAFRNRNHFFSDWPINNSGKVKDMTREIGGGKTRSASKSLNLKKDGTVYLPGIPVKNRTIYYIPSSEIDGEVTSSLRTGDYAGIFTEIDGLDVSHTGIIVKKGNTAYLRHASSRKSNMKVVDENLTEYMQNKPGLVVYRPVRQGAN from the coding sequence ATGTGTAGCCAAATCAAGGATATCTGTTTATTAACGTTTCTCCTGGCCCTGCCCTTCTTTCATGTTTCGAGCGCAGCGGGGAGCGAAGACGAGATAATAAAGCTCGGGAAATGGACGGAGCCCGGCCTGGAGACACTGATGACGGAATCCGCCTCGGCGGGCGGCATCGGGGAGCGGATCGGGTTCATATCGGCGGAATTCCTGGGCACGCCTTACGTCGCGGACACACTCACGGGCAGTGTGAATACGCCCGAGGTTTTCACGATAGACCTCGAAGGTATGGACTGCTTCACGTACGTCGATTACGTCGAGGCACTGAGCCTTTCAGACTCGTTTCCGGATTTCGAGGAGAACCTGAGGAAGATCCGCTACAAGGACGGAGTCGTGGCGTTTCGGAACAGGAACCATTTTTTCTCGGACTGGCCGATAAACAATTCGGGTAAGGTGAAGGACATGACTCGCGAAATCGGCGGCGGCAAAACCCGATCGGCTTCGAAATCCCTTAACCTTAAAAAAGACGGCACTGTTTACCTGCCCGGCATACCGGTGAAAAACCGTACTATCTACTATATTCCGTCTTCCGAAATAGACGGCGAAGTGACTTCGAGCCTCCGGACGGGCGACTACGCAGGCATCTTCACGGAGATAGACGGCCTCGACGTCTCGCACACGGGCATAATCGTCAAGAAGGGGAATACGGCATACCTGAGACATGCATCGTCGAGAAAAAGCAACATGAAAGTCGTAGACGAGAACCTCACCGAATACATGCAAAACAAACCGGGACTGGTCGTTTACAGGCCGGTCAGGCAAGGCGCGAATTGA
- a CDS encoding VOC family protein, which translates to MIIDHIGIRVSDYEASKEFYLKALAPLGYGIVMEFEGVAGFGIHGKPEFWIGRGDGTVRPAHVAFKAGNREQVRKFYDAAISAGGKDNGPPGIREMYHPTYYGAFVFDPDGYNIEAVCHDPE; encoded by the coding sequence ATGATCATCGACCATATAGGCATACGCGTTTCGGACTACGAGGCTTCGAAAGAGTTTTACCTGAAAGCTCTCGCGCCGCTCGGCTACGGAATTGTTATGGAGTTCGAAGGGGTCGCCGGTTTCGGAATTCACGGCAAGCCTGAATTCTGGATCGGGCGCGGAGACGGGACCGTACGTCCGGCACACGTAGCGTTCAAAGCCGGGAACAGGGAGCAGGTAAGGAAATTCTACGATGCGGCAATATCGGCCGGAGGCAAGGACAACGGGCCTCCCGGCATAAGGGAGATGTATCATCCGACGTATTACGGCGCCTTCGTCTTCGATCCCGACGGTTATAATATAGAAGCTGTCTGCCACGACCCCGAATAA
- a CDS encoding prolyl oligopeptidase family serine peptidase — MAELSRGKTEVKGFASKEMDFQLMRQLGSTYYGGASAGESLSTAARIADGDPASWAAEFSSLGEWQQKDAHKRATRGHTISARDQFLKACNSFRAAEYYTPPLDPVHKELGLKSRYCFGQAMNHAWHTFEEAMVTYKNVELPVYIMSPGPEPIKRKTLLIVSGFDGTLEEEYIMHGYPALERGYNVVHFTGPGQMDMYRFFSNTHFEPDFENVTGTVIDYIKDRPEIDMDRLALMGISFGGYFATRSAAHEPRIKALIANSPIIDLHAYLVGFTGFDPAGLPDDQNFTVADIPNIPDEVFPREKKVSAESLIIRYGQPSFRDAFIYIKEFKVGEAIKNIKCPSLALVGSGEGGEPAAQFKTFVENVSGPVSEYEFTEFEGADTHCQVGNPSFAAAVAYDWLDEAFG, encoded by the coding sequence ATGGCGGAACTGAGTCGCGGCAAAACGGAAGTCAAAGGGTTTGCGAGTAAGGAGATGGATTTTCAGCTCATGCGCCAGCTCGGCTCGACGTATTACGGCGGGGCCTCGGCTGGCGAAAGCCTTTCCACGGCGGCGCGCATTGCGGACGGCGACCCGGCGAGCTGGGCGGCCGAATTCTCGAGCCTCGGCGAATGGCAGCAGAAAGACGCCCACAAGCGCGCAACCAGGGGGCACACGATAAGCGCGCGCGATCAGTTCCTCAAGGCCTGTAACTCCTTCAGGGCCGCCGAGTATTACACGCCCCCTCTCGACCCCGTTCACAAGGAGCTCGGGCTGAAATCGCGCTACTGCTTCGGGCAGGCGATGAATCACGCGTGGCATACGTTTGAAGAGGCGATGGTGACGTATAAAAACGTCGAGCTCCCGGTCTACATTATGTCCCCCGGCCCCGAGCCGATAAAGAGAAAGACCCTTCTCATAGTGAGCGGATTCGACGGCACCCTCGAAGAGGAGTACATAATGCACGGCTACCCGGCGCTCGAGCGCGGATACAACGTGGTACACTTCACCGGCCCGGGCCAGATGGACATGTACCGGTTTTTCTCGAATACCCACTTCGAGCCCGACTTCGAGAACGTAACCGGGACCGTCATCGATTACATAAAGGACAGGCCCGAAATAGATATGGACAGGCTGGCGCTCATGGGCATCAGCTTCGGCGGATATTTCGCCACGCGCTCGGCGGCCCACGAGCCGAGGATAAAGGCGCTCATAGCCAACTCGCCGATCATCGACCTCCACGCCTATCTCGTAGGGTTTACAGGGTTTGACCCTGCCGGGCTGCCGGACGATCAGAATTTTACCGTGGCCGACATACCAAATATCCCGGATGAAGTATTCCCGAGAGAAAAGAAGGTCAGCGCAGAAAGCCTCATTATAAGATACGGCCAGCCGTCGTTCAGGGACGCCTTTATTTATATCAAGGAATTTAAGGTCGGCGAGGCGATTAAGAATATAAAGTGCCCTTCGCTGGCCCTTGTAGGATCCGGAGAGGGCGGAGAGCCCGCGGCGCAATTCAAGACGTTCGTCGAGAACGTATCCGGACCGGTTTCCGAATACGAGTTCACGGAGTTCGAAGGAGCGGACACGCACTGCCAGGTAGGGAACCCGTCCTTTGCCGCAGCCGTAGCCTACGACTGGCTGGACGAGGCTTTCGGATAA